In Candidatus Aminicenantes bacterium, the genomic window TTTCGACGGCCGGGTCAAGTCGATCGCCTTCCAGGCGGCCGACGGGCCCGCTACCATCGGGGTTATGGCCGCGGGCGAATACGAGTTCGGGACTTCCTCCAAGGAGATCATGACCGTCATCAGCGGCGCGCTGACGGTCCGACTGCCGGGTCAACCGCAATGGCGGGAATACGGGCCGGGACAAAGCTTTGAAGTCGAATCGAACCGAAAATTCCAGCTTAAAGTCGCGGCCGACGCGGCTTATCTTTGCCTCTATCGTTAGGCCTGTCTTCCGGCTTCAGCGGGGCCCGATCGAGGCCTGCGTCCATTCGCCGTCGATCGCCCGCCACATCCGCCCGGTCGGGTTCGGATCGCGGAGATCGAGGGGCAGGCGGTGGGGCCGGACATTGTCATAGGCCCTCAGGGCGGCAAAGCGGGTCATGGCCGCCGGGAGGCCGACCGCGGTGAAGCCGGGGTGGCCAGAGGCGGGGAAGGGCCCGCCGTGGACCATAGAGGCGACGACCGCCAGCCCCGTCGGCATTTTATCGTTGAGGAGCCGGCCCGTTCTCCCGGCCAGAAGAGGCGCGATCCTCTCGTAGAGAGGCTCGTCGTCCGAACCGCGGCCCGAGTATATGGAGGCGGCCAGAGTCCCTTCGATGGCCCGGGCCGTTTCGACGAGTTCGGCTTCCGCCGCGGCGACGACGAGAATCGTCGCCGCGCCGAAAGCCTCGCTTTGGAAATCCGCGGGGCGGCGGAGAAAATCCCGGGCCGAAATCCGAAGCAGCGAGCTCTCGTACCGAAAGCCCGGGGGCGGGAGGGCCCGCCCTCCGGCCAGGAGCTCGGCGCCGGCCGCGATCATCCGCTCGACCGATCCGCGCAGCGCATCCAGGACGCCCGGACCGAGCAGATACCCGGCCGGAGCGCCTCGGAAGGCCGCTGCGGCGGCGGCGACAAAGCGATCGCCGGCCCCTCCGGCGATGAAAGCGGCCAGGCCCGGCTTGGTGCAGAACTGACCGGCGCCCAAACTGCAGGAAGCGAAGAGAGCATCCCCCAACTCCCCGGCCCGTTCTTCCAAGGCGGCCGGAAGCAGGAAGACGGGGTTGATCCCGGACATTTCCAAGTAGATCGGCCGGCCGCCCGCCTCCGCAGCGGTTTTCAGGCGAAGCCCGGCCGAACGGCCGCCCGTGAATGCCGTGGCTCCGAGGCGCGGATCGGCGACCAGGCGAAGGCCGTCTTCGGGTCGGATATGGTAAATCATCTGAAAGACCGCGTCCGGCAAGCCGGCCTCTTGGAGGGCGGCCGAGACGACTTCGGCCAGGAGCCGGGTCGTTTCCGGATGCCCGGGATGGGCTTTGGCCAGGACGGGGTTTCCGGCCGCCAGAGCGGCCGCGAAATCGCCGCCCGAGGCGGCATTGAAGGCAAACGGGAAATTATTCGGTCCCAATACGGCGACAGGGCCGCCCAGCGGTTCGAGCCGGGAACGGATATTGAGCTTGGTGTCGATTGTTGCCCGCCGCCACGAGCCGTCGCGGGCCGCCGCGGCCGCCTGATGTAACTGGCCGACGGTCCGGGGCAGCTCCGAGGCCCGCAGGCGCGGCTCGGCCGGCAGGGCGGTCTCCTCGGCGGCGGTCTTAATCAGATCGTCGGCTCGATCGAGTAGACGGCGGGCCGCCCGATCGAGCCCTGAAGCGATCGCCTCGTCCGGCAGCTCGGATAGATGAGCGGCGGCTTGGGATCCGGCTTCGAGCGCTTCCTCGATGTCCTCCCAGGAGGAAACCGGGAAAAGGGGCGGCAGTTGACGGCCTGTTTTGGGGTCGAGGGCTTGAAACGGATCCCCGGACGCGCGGGCGGGACGCCAGCGGCCGGCGATAAGGACCGGGCGCTCGCTCATCCGCCGGAGTAAATGGGGGAGACGGCGACCTTGTCTCCCTCAGCCAGGCGGGCGTCGGGAGCGACGGCTGCGCCGTTTCTAGTCATGATCCGGGAGCGTTCTTTGGGAATTCCCAGTAAGGAAGCCAGCTCGTCAGCCGTCATTCCGGCGGGAACGTCCATCTGCTTCTCGCTGAACCCGACCGTATAGATCAGAGGGCCGATGATCTTGACCAGAATATTCATACCACGGCCCACGGATCAGGTCAGCGCGGCGAACTTCTCGGCCGCCGCCGCTTCTTCGGCCAACCCCAACGAGAGTAGAGTGGCCTTGGTCGGGATGCCTCGCCGGTCGTAACCGCGCTGGTCATAATAATGCTGAAGCATCCCGTCGTACTTGTCCATTTCCAGAACCTTCCCGGTGATGGGGCCTTCGGTGTCGGCGTTCGTGGGATCAAACCAAATCGCCGGGGGATAATCCCCGCGCCGGTCGGCGTCGGGGAACTGGCGCAGGTAATGGAGCTTGATCATGGCATAAATGCGGTCGGCGACGCGCCACATATCGTCAAGGCCCCAGTTCAAGCCGGTCACGGTGTTGAAGTACTTGGGATAGTTCTCGAGCGGCCAGCCGTTTTCGATCCAGGGGAAGCGGCAAGCCACAATGAACTCGAACAGGCCGCCTCGGATGCGCTGCAGCTCGATGACCTTGGCGGCCTTTTCGGGGCCGTAGGACTCGCGGGTCGA contains:
- a CDS encoding pyrimidine/purine nucleoside phosphorylase; this translates as MFKVNEYFDGRVKSIAFQAADGPATIGVMAAGEYEFGTSSKEIMTVISGALTVRLPGQPQWREYGPGQSFEVESNRKFQLKVAADAAYLCLYR
- a CDS encoding aldehyde dehydrogenase family protein, coding for MSERPVLIAGRWRPARASGDPFQALDPKTGRQLPPLFPVSSWEDIEEALEAGSQAAAHLSELPDEAIASGLDRAARRLLDRADDLIKTAAEETALPAEPRLRASELPRTVGQLHQAAAAARDGSWRRATIDTKLNIRSRLEPLGGPVAVLGPNNFPFAFNAASGGDFAAALAAGNPVLAKAHPGHPETTRLLAEVVSAALQEAGLPDAVFQMIYHIRPEDGLRLVADPRLGATAFTGGRSAGLRLKTAAEAGGRPIYLEMSGINPVFLLPAALEERAGELGDALFASCSLGAGQFCTKPGLAAFIAGGAGDRFVAAAAAAFRGAPAGYLLGPGVLDALRGSVERMIAAGAELLAGGRALPPPGFRYESSLLRISARDFLRRPADFQSEAFGAATILVVAAAEAELVETARAIEGTLAASIYSGRGSDDEPLYERIAPLLAGRTGRLLNDKMPTGLAVVASMVHGGPFPASGHPGFTAVGLPAAMTRFAALRAYDNVRPHRLPLDLRDPNPTGRMWRAIDGEWTQASIGPR
- a CDS encoding MoaD/ThiS family protein, which codes for MNILVKIIGPLIYTVGFSEKQMDVPAGMTADELASLLGIPKERSRIMTRNGAAVAPDARLAEGDKVAVSPIYSGG